A section of the Corynebacterium tuberculostearicum genome encodes:
- a CDS encoding gluconeogenesis factor YvcK family protein: MTNPSHMVCLGGGHGLYQTLLSARFSEAADISAIVTVADDGGSSGRLRRELEIIPPGDLRMALAALANSDPVGDLWARTLQHRFGGNGAMAGHAVGNLMIAGLTDVLGDYQAALDTIAELTNSQGRVFPVVNQALEIEADVAGLDDDPRVMRQVRGQVAVASTPGQVRRVRIVPEQPSANPDALDAIQRADLITIGPGSWFSSVLPHTLVPEVVDAISASDALRVVVLNLSAEPGETNGFSAERHLHVLAQHAPDLRIDRILVDEAALPTDSERVYIQRAAQSLGARATFADVSQVDANGRSINKHDPEKLSAALLDLYSDYRSTSD; this comes from the coding sequence ATGACCAATCCTTCACACATGGTCTGCCTTGGCGGCGGCCATGGACTTTATCAAACCCTTCTGTCCGCACGCTTTAGCGAGGCGGCCGATATTTCTGCCATTGTTACCGTCGCGGATGATGGCGGTTCCTCTGGCCGTTTGCGCCGCGAGCTGGAAATCATTCCACCGGGTGACTTGCGCATGGCGCTGGCTGCCTTGGCCAATAGTGACCCAGTGGGGGACTTGTGGGCACGGACTTTGCAACATCGTTTCGGAGGCAATGGCGCGATGGCAGGGCATGCGGTGGGCAATCTGATGATTGCGGGATTGACGGATGTGCTCGGTGATTATCAAGCTGCCCTGGACACCATTGCAGAGCTTACTAATTCCCAGGGGCGAGTCTTCCCAGTGGTCAACCAGGCGCTAGAGATTGAGGCGGACGTAGCCGGGCTTGACGACGACCCCCGTGTCATGCGCCAGGTCCGCGGCCAGGTTGCCGTCGCTTCCACGCCGGGCCAGGTGCGGCGCGTGCGCATCGTGCCCGAACAGCCCAGCGCGAATCCGGATGCGCTCGATGCCATCCAGCGCGCGGATCTCATCACCATCGGTCCAGGCTCGTGGTTTAGTTCGGTATTGCCACATACTCTCGTGCCGGAGGTAGTGGATGCGATTTCTGCTTCCGATGCGCTGCGCGTCGTTGTTTTGAACCTTTCGGCCGAGCCCGGTGAGACTAATGGCTTCTCCGCGGAGCGCCACTTGCATGTGCTCGCTCAACACGCCCCCGATCTGCGGATTGACCGCATTTTGGTGGACGAGGCGGCTTTACCCACCGATAGTGAGCGCGTCTATATTCAGCGCGCCGCGCAGTCCCTAGGCGCTCGCGCTACCTTCGCGGATGTGAGCCAAGTTGATGCCAATGGCCGTAGCATCAATAAGCACGACCCGGAAAAGCTGTCTGCGGCACTCTTGGACCTATATTCGGACTATCGCAGCACTAGCGATTAG
- the rapZ gene encoding RNase adapter RapZ, translating into MKSMTHFETPPILITGMSGGGLSSAAKVFEDKGYYVAHNIPPRAIVDLLKLCNQEETPVGKVAAVTDVRSRMFPGSLLEIMDELTELNMKPTVLFLDARDDVLIRRFDSVRRTHPLQEGDTLKVGIQRERQAVAEVRSHADIIIDTTNLSIHDLRRAIEAAFGEMQNAKQHVTVESFGFKNGSPRDADLVVDVRFLPNPYWVPELRGYRGTDEPVAHYVLSQPAAQEFVDNFLQMFSTMLDGYRHEGKNFITLGVGCTGGHHRSVAVAEAIAARLRDNDTLDVSTLHRDIARG; encoded by the coding sequence CTGAAGAGCATGACGCATTTCGAAACTCCACCCATTTTGATAACCGGCATGTCCGGCGGCGGGTTGAGTTCCGCTGCCAAAGTGTTTGAGGACAAGGGCTACTACGTGGCCCACAATATTCCGCCTCGCGCCATTGTTGACCTGCTCAAGCTGTGCAACCAAGAAGAAACTCCGGTGGGCAAGGTAGCAGCCGTCACGGATGTGCGCTCGCGCATGTTCCCAGGGTCTCTGCTAGAGATTATGGATGAGCTTACGGAACTAAATATGAAGCCCACCGTGCTCTTTTTGGATGCTCGCGATGATGTACTCATCCGCCGCTTCGATTCGGTGCGGCGCACCCACCCCTTGCAGGAGGGGGACACGCTCAAAGTAGGAATCCAACGCGAGCGCCAGGCAGTGGCAGAAGTGCGTTCCCATGCGGATATCATTATCGATACGACCAACCTATCCATTCATGATCTCCGCCGTGCCATTGAGGCCGCCTTTGGTGAGATGCAAAATGCAAAGCAGCATGTCACCGTCGAATCCTTTGGATTTAAGAATGGCTCGCCCCGCGATGCTGACTTAGTAGTAGACGTGCGGTTCCTGCCCAACCCCTATTGGGTTCCAGAACTGCGCGGATACCGCGGTACGGATGAACCAGTTGCCCACTATGTGCTCTCGCAGCCAGCGGCGCAGGAATTCGTAGACAATTTCTTGCAGATGTTTTCCACCATGCTGGATGGCTACCGCCATGAGGGTAAGAACTTCATCACGCTTGGCGTCGGTTGCACGGGCGGTCACCACCGGTCCGTTGCCGTCGCAGAGGCTATTGCGGCGCGCCTGCGAGACAATGACACCTTGGACGTCAGCACCTTGCATAGGGATATCGCTCGAGGCTAG